The sequence TCCTCATCTCTTTCTTCTACGGCCTTTTTTACACTTGGGATGGTGCCATTGATTTTTTCACCGATGATAATCATTTTCACATCCCCTTTTTTTTACATATTTTGAAAATTAAAACAATGAGTTTCGTAATGAAATTTTCATAGTTTTGCAAATACTTGAACCGTTGCTACAAGTATATACATGTATAATATTCTCTTATAAAATAACATATTTCAAAATATTTGTCAATATGACTTATTTTTAAAAATTCAATATGTCTTAATACTCCTTAATAATTTAAATTTTTTCTCGACAAACACGTGCATAGGCTGTTTTTCTTCATAAAAAAGGGGGAAATGTAAGTTTGGACTTTTAGACAAAGTTTGATAAGATTAAAAGAAGATTTAGTCCGAAAGGAGTGATTTTTTTGGCTAAAAAAATCAAAGTACATTTTCCAAATCAAAACAAAACAATTTTCATAGACGAAAACGAAACCATCGCATCTGCTTGTACCATTGCGGGTTTTTCTCTGGACCTGGTTTGCGGGGGCAGGGGTACCTGTGGAAAATGTAAAGTGGAAATAATTAAAAGCGGGAAAACCCAAGAGGTTCTTGCATGTCAGGAAAGAGTAAGTGATGAAGTAATCGTGTTGTTGAAGAATAGCCAGATAATCAAAAAGGCAAATATTTTAACAGACAGCGAACTTATGCCCGTTGATTTTGATCCAGCCGTCAAAAAAGCGTACATAAAAAAAGAGGACCTGGCAACTCCTCCTTGTTCAGGGGATTGGGAAAATATTACCGGTTTATTGGATATTAGAACCAAAACTCCTCACCTGGAATTGCTTCAAAGGTTATCAAAAATTTTACACAAAAGGGAAATAAACGGGATAACCCTCACCTTTTGGAACCAGGAATTAATAGATTTAGATATTAATAATACTGTTGAAGACCTGTACGGCTTTGCAATAGATTTAGGTACCACAACGGTTGTCGCATATCTATATAACCTCAACAGCGGAAAAATGATGGGTATTTATTCCATATTAAACGGCCAGGTTTCCGATGGTGCGGATGTCATTTCAAGAATTAATGCCTGCATAAAAAGCCCCGGCGGGTTAACGAGGCTGCAGGGAAAGATTATAAATACAATCAATCAATTGATCATACAGGCCGTAGATGAACACCATATCGACAAAAACAACATATATTGCATTGCCCTGTGCGGAAATACCGCAATGCAGCATTTGTTTTTAGGTCTTTACCCCGAGCACCTGGGAAAATTCCCTTTTACCAGCTCCACAAAAGGCGATGTCGTCACAAAGGCAAAACACCTTAATATTAACGTAAATCCTAATGCTGTTATACATTTTTTACCCTTAATCGGGGGATTCGTAGGCGCCGATACGATAGCCGTATTGCTTTCATTACCGGAATCAGACTTCCTTGGGCATCGACTAATATTAGATCTAGGGACAAACGGGGAAATAGTCATAGGCAACAAAGACAAAATGCTCGCAGCATCAACGGCAGCAGGCCCGGCTTTGGAAGGGGCAGGTATCCGAT is a genomic window of Koleobacter methoxysyntrophicus containing:
- a CDS encoding ASKHA domain-containing protein; the protein is MAKKIKVHFPNQNKTIFIDENETIASACTIAGFSLDLVCGGRGTCGKCKVEIIKSGKTQEVLACQERVSDEVIVLLKNSQIIKKANILTDSELMPVDFDPAVKKAYIKKEDLATPPCSGDWENITGLLDIRTKTPHLELLQRLSKILHKREINGITLTFWNQELIDLDINNTVEDLYGFAIDLGTTTVVAYLYNLNSGKMMGIYSILNGQVSDGADVISRINACIKSPGGLTRLQGKIINTINQLIIQAVDEHHIDKNNIYCIALCGNTAMQHLFLGLYPEHLGKFPFTSSTKGDVVTKAKHLNINVNPNAVIHFLPLIGGFVGADTIAVLLSLPESDFLGHRLILDLGTNGEIVIGNKDKMLAASTAAGPALEGAGIRFGMRGTTGAIERVRICGGDITVKVIGNEKAIGICGSGLVDAVAELLRVGIVNEKGKLLDRDEYLYSCPPEYRGLADRLERIDGINCFVLATEEQSQNGEKIYITQKDIRAVQLAKAAIFTGCMLLIKEYGIEPEQLEEILIAGAFGNYIDINKGKYIGLLPSFNGVPVRSIGNAAGAGVQRFMLSKKIQEITGDIQKRVTHVELASNPNFQHEYFKNLNFIR